A region from the Bradyrhizobium erythrophlei genome encodes:
- a CDS encoding metallophosphoesterase family protein — translation MSEFRLTQISDTHLARRLPDLTGNFHRLSEHIDARRPDLVINSGDLAFDAPTSPDDLEFARSLHAALPVPCRCLPGNHDIGDNPTSLGPVPPQLATEQRRQTFMAAFGEDRWRFEAAGWCFIGLNSLVMNTGLPSEAEQFDWLAAQLAGTNGRPVALFLHKPLFVNAPGDPELAASAIRYVPMPARSRLVEMLGSVDLRLVASGHVHQRRDFTWSRVRQIWAPSAGFVISDKRQEVIGIKEVGLVEYRFQPNSFEVRHLRAPGQVDVDLDSLLAASS, via the coding sequence ATGTCCGAATTTCGCCTCACCCAAATCTCCGACACCCATTTGGCACGCCGCCTGCCTGATCTGACCGGCAATTTTCATCGCCTGAGCGAGCATATCGACGCGAGGAGGCCCGATCTCGTCATCAACAGCGGCGATCTCGCCTTCGACGCCCCAACCAGCCCCGACGATCTCGAATTTGCCAGATCGCTGCATGCGGCGCTGCCGGTGCCCTGCCGCTGTCTGCCGGGCAATCACGACATCGGCGACAACCCGACGTCGCTTGGTCCGGTGCCGCCGCAGCTTGCCACCGAGCAAAGGCGGCAGACGTTCATGGCGGCCTTCGGCGAGGACCGCTGGCGCTTCGAGGCGGCCGGCTGGTGCTTCATCGGCCTCAATTCGCTGGTCATGAATACGGGGCTTCCGAGCGAGGCCGAACAATTCGACTGGCTGGCCGCGCAACTTGCGGGCACGAACGGCAGACCAGTGGCGCTGTTCCTGCACAAACCGCTGTTCGTGAATGCACCCGGCGATCCCGAACTCGCGGCTTCCGCGATCCGCTACGTGCCGATGCCGGCGCGAAGCCGCCTGGTGGAGATGCTGGGATCGGTCGACCTGCGGCTGGTCGCCAGCGGCCATGTTCACCAGCGCCGGGATTTTACCTGGTCCCGCGTCAGGCAGATCTGGGCGCCTTCGGCCGGTTTTGTCATCTCGGACAAGCGGCAGGAAGTGATCGGAATCAAGGAGGTTGGCCTCGTCGAATACCGCTTCCAGCCCAACAGCTTCGAGGTGCGTCACCTGCGGGCGCCGGGCCAGGTCGATGTCGATCTGGATTCCCTGCTGGCGGCTTCGAGCTAG
- the guaA gene encoding glutamine-hydrolyzing GMP synthase — protein sequence MTAAQPAAESTPSVASAHDKILIVDFGSQVTQLIARRVREEGVYSEIVPFHKAEAAFLAMKPKAVILSGGPESVHEEGSPRAPQAIFDSGVPVLGICYGQMTMAAQLGGTVEGGHHREFGRADVEVRSESCLFDSTWGVGEKHPVWMSHGDRITRMPPGFVVAGVSPNAPFAVIQDEKRKYYGLMFHPEVVHTPDGAKLIRNFVRKVAGLTGDWTMRAFREEAIEKIRAQVGKGKVICGLSGGVDSAVAAVLIHEAIGDQLTCVFVDHGMLRLNEAETVVDLFRHHYNIPLVHVDASKVFLSELAGVTDPEQKRKTIGRLFIDVFDAEAKKIANKGEGSADFLAQGTLYPDVIESVSFTGGPSVTIKSHHNVGGLPARMNMKLVEPLRELFKDEVRVLGRELGLPEIFVGRHPFPGPGLAIRCPGDITREKLDILRNADAVYIDQIRKAGLYDTIWQAFAVLLPVKTVGVMGDGRTYEYVVGLRAVTSTDGMTADFYPFEMKFLGETATRIINEVKGVNRVVYDVTSKPPGTIEWE from the coding sequence ATGACAGCAGCACAGCCAGCAGCAGAGTCGACGCCTTCAGTGGCCTCGGCGCATGACAAGATTCTGATCGTCGATTTCGGCAGTCAGGTCACGCAACTGATCGCGCGCCGGGTGCGCGAGGAGGGCGTCTACTCCGAAATCGTGCCGTTCCACAAGGCGGAAGCGGCGTTTCTGGCGATGAAGCCGAAGGCGGTGATCCTCTCGGGCGGACCGGAATCGGTCCACGAGGAGGGCTCGCCGCGGGCGCCGCAAGCGATCTTCGATTCCGGCGTTCCCGTGCTCGGCATCTGCTATGGCCAGATGACCATGGCGGCGCAGCTTGGCGGCACCGTCGAGGGCGGCCACCACCGCGAGTTCGGCCGCGCCGATGTCGAGGTCAGGTCCGAAAGCTGCTTGTTCGATTCGACCTGGGGCGTCGGCGAAAAGCATCCGGTCTGGATGAGCCATGGCGACCGCATCACCCGGATGCCGCCGGGTTTTGTGGTGGCCGGCGTCTCGCCGAATGCACCGTTCGCCGTGATCCAGGACGAGAAGCGCAAATATTACGGCCTGATGTTCCACCCCGAGGTCGTGCACACGCCGGACGGCGCAAAGCTGATCCGCAATTTCGTCCGCAAGGTCGCCGGCCTCACCGGCGACTGGACCATGCGCGCCTTCCGCGAGGAGGCGATCGAGAAGATCCGCGCCCAAGTGGGCAAGGGCAAGGTGATCTGCGGCCTCTCCGGCGGCGTCGATTCCGCCGTAGCCGCAGTCCTGATCCACGAGGCGATCGGCGACCAACTCACCTGCGTGTTCGTCGATCACGGCATGCTGCGGCTCAACGAGGCCGAAACCGTGGTCGATTTGTTCCGGCATCACTACAACATCCCGCTGGTTCATGTGGACGCGTCGAAAGTATTCTTAAGCGAACTGGCCGGCGTCACCGACCCCGAACAAAAGCGCAAGACCATCGGACGCTTGTTCATCGACGTGTTCGACGCCGAAGCGAAGAAGATCGCAAATAAAGGTGAAGGATCGGCCGATTTCCTGGCGCAGGGCACGCTGTATCCTGACGTGATCGAGAGCGTCTCCTTCACCGGCGGCCCCTCGGTGACGATAAAGTCGCACCACAATGTCGGCGGCCTTCCGGCGCGCATGAACATGAAACTGGTCGAGCCCCTGCGCGAGTTGTTCAAGGACGAAGTGCGCGTGCTGGGGCGCGAACTCGGCCTGCCCGAAATCTTCGTCGGCCGCCATCCGTTTCCGGGGCCGGGCCTCGCCATCCGCTGCCCCGGCGACATCACGCGCGAAAAACTCGACATCCTGCGCAACGCCGATGCTGTTTATATCGACCAGATCCGCAAGGCCGGCCTCTACGACACCATCTGGCAGGCCTTTGCCGTGCTGCTGCCGGTCAAGACCGTGGGCGTGATGGGCGACGGCCGGACCTACGAATACGTCGTCGGCCTGCGCGCGGTCACCTCGACCGACGGCATGACGGCGGACTTTTATCCGTTCGAGATGAAGTTTCTGGGCGAGACGGCGACGCGGATCATCAACGAGGTCAAGGGCGTGAACCGGGTGGTGTATGACGTGACGTCGAAGCCGCCGGGGACGATCGAGTGGGAGTAG
- a CDS encoding SDR family NAD(P)-dependent oxidoreductase: MGKLEGKVAVITGGSSGMALASAKRFVEEGAYVFITGRRQEALDEAVKLIGRNVTGVRGDAANLDDLDRLFDTVKREKGRIDVLYASAGTGEAVPLGEITEQHFDATFGLNTRGTLFAVQKALPLFNDGGSIFMTGSVASVKGFPGYGVYAASKAALRSFARTWLNELKGRNIRVNVLSPGPIATPMQDQVLTEEAKRMFESLIPRGKMGRPEEIAAVALFLASDDSSFVNGVELSVDGGFSAI; encoded by the coding sequence ATGGGAAAGCTTGAGGGTAAGGTTGCAGTCATCACGGGTGGATCGAGCGGTATGGCGCTGGCGAGCGCCAAGCGGTTCGTTGAAGAAGGCGCCTATGTTTTCATCACGGGCCGGAGGCAGGAGGCGCTCGACGAGGCCGTCAAGCTGATTGGCCGGAACGTGACCGGCGTGCGCGGCGACGCGGCCAATCTCGACGACCTCGACCGCCTGTTCGACACGGTCAAGCGGGAAAAGGGCAGGATCGACGTCCTGTACGCGAGCGCCGGCACGGGCGAAGCCGTCCCACTGGGCGAGATTACCGAGCAACATTTCGATGCGACCTTCGGCCTGAATACGCGCGGCACGCTGTTTGCGGTTCAGAAGGCGTTGCCGCTGTTCAACGATGGCGGATCGATCTTCATGACCGGGTCAGTTGCTTCGGTGAAAGGTTTTCCTGGTTACGGCGTGTATGCGGCGAGCAAGGCGGCGTTGCGCTCATTCGCACGCACCTGGCTCAACGAACTGAAAGGCAGGAATATCCGGGTGAACGTGCTGAGCCCGGGGCCGATCGCCACACCGATGCAGGACCAAGTTCTCACCGAGGAAGCGAAGCGGATGTTCGAATCCCTGATCCCGCGGGGAAAGATGGGTCGTCCTGAGGAAATTGCGGCGGTCGCACTGTTCCTTGCTTCAGACGATTCGAGCTTCGTGAATGGAGTGGAGTTGTCTGTCGACGGCGGCTTCTCGGCCATCTGA
- a CDS encoding LysR family transcriptional regulator, producing MIEWDDVRYFLAVARGGSVRAAAERLGVNHTTVLRRIAQLEERLGAQMFEKLPSGYRLRAAGEEVLEFAEQMEASSNRLETRIFGRDHGVRGLLRVTLAPTLATHLLMPDFAEFARLHPDIEMEILSSGELANLTNREADVAIRVVYDRKTLPLNLHGLKGPELFGGVYMSRDRLAAWRAGAPDPIRWIVISIHGIPDWASEGEVRTTGVPFRTTDGEAQIVAVRQGLGMTTLPCFVGDADPLLVRVPGTDLHMHGTLWLLTQGETRKTKRVRLFTEFVSRRLAAYAPLLAGLSISRD from the coding sequence ATGATCGAGTGGGACGACGTTCGCTACTTTCTTGCCGTCGCGCGTGGGGGCTCGGTCCGAGCCGCCGCCGAGCGCCTCGGGGTGAACCACACCACAGTGCTGCGGCGCATTGCCCAACTGGAGGAGCGGCTGGGGGCGCAGATGTTCGAGAAGCTGCCCTCGGGCTACCGCCTGAGGGCTGCGGGCGAGGAGGTCCTCGAGTTCGCGGAGCAGATGGAGGCGTCGTCGAACCGGCTCGAGACGCGAATCTTCGGGCGCGACCACGGCGTACGCGGACTCCTGCGGGTGACACTGGCGCCGACCCTCGCGACGCACTTGCTCATGCCCGACTTCGCTGAGTTTGCGCGTCTGCATCCGGACATCGAGATGGAAATCCTGTCGTCCGGCGAGCTGGCAAATCTGACCAACCGAGAGGCCGACGTGGCGATCCGCGTCGTCTACGACCGCAAAACCCTGCCGCTCAATCTTCACGGCCTGAAGGGACCGGAGCTGTTCGGCGGCGTCTACATGTCCCGCGATCGACTAGCCGCATGGCGTGCGGGCGCGCCTGATCCCATCCGGTGGATCGTCATAAGCATTCATGGAATTCCGGACTGGGCCAGCGAGGGTGAGGTTCGCACCACGGGGGTTCCGTTCAGGACCACGGACGGCGAGGCGCAGATCGTTGCAGTACGGCAAGGGCTCGGGATGACGACACTGCCGTGCTTCGTCGGAGATGCCGACCCCCTACTGGTGAGGGTGCCGGGCACCGACCTGCACATGCATGGCACGCTCTGGCTTCTCACGCAGGGGGAGACACGCAAGACGAAGCGCGTGCGGCTCTTTACGGAGTTCGTATCCCGCAGGCTCGCCGCGTACGCTCCGCTTCTCGCGGGGCTGTCCATATCGCGCGACTGA
- a CDS encoding RsmB/NOP family class I SAM-dependent RNA methyltransferase, producing MTPAARLSAAIELIDTIDKERVPAAKALKEWGTAHRFAGSGDRAAISGLIWDVLRRRASSAWLMDSDTPRARLLGMLKLERGMDADGIAALCDGGRFAPEPLSDAERAALTSRSLADAPAPTAGDYPEWLDGYLEQVFGDDRVAEAVAMASRAPLDLRVNTLKAKREKLLHSLAHLGVTPTPWSPIGLRIELGADARNPGIHAEEDFIKGAVEVQDEGSQLAALLSGAKPGEQVIDLCAGAGGKTLALAAMMGGKGRLIATDHDKRQLAPIYERLSRAGVHNADIRTPKGEGDTLADIRASADLVLIDAPCTGTGTWRRNPDAKWRMRPGALEVRLKDQATVLDRAAALTKPGGRIAYITCSVLPPENGEQIRSFVARHPEFAVVPPEQTVTALWDRAEEFSAATLQSAEGLLMTPRRTGTDGFFVSILRRQVS from the coding sequence ATGACCCCCGCCGCGCGGCTGTCCGCCGCCATCGAACTGATCGACACCATCGACAAGGAGCGCGTTCCCGCGGCGAAGGCGCTGAAGGAATGGGGCACCGCGCACCGCTTTGCCGGCTCCGGCGACCGCGCCGCGATCTCCGGCCTGATCTGGGACGTGCTGCGCCGCCGCGCCTCGAGCGCCTGGCTGATGGATTCCGATACGCCGCGGGCGCGCCTGTTGGGCATGCTGAAGCTCGAGCGCGGGATGGATGCCGATGGCATCGCCGCTCTGTGCGACGGCGGCCGTTTCGCGCCGGAGCCGCTGAGCGACGCCGAGCGCGCCGCGCTGACCAGTCGGTCGCTGGCCGATGCGCCCGCGCCCACGGCCGGCGATTACCCGGAATGGCTCGACGGCTACCTCGAGCAGGTATTCGGCGATGACCGCGTCGCGGAGGCGGTCGCGATGGCCAGCCGTGCGCCGCTCGACCTGCGCGTCAACACGCTCAAGGCCAAGCGCGAGAAGCTCCTGCACTCGCTGGCCCATCTCGGCGTAACCCCGACGCCGTGGTCGCCAATCGGCCTGCGCATCGAGCTCGGCGCCGATGCCCGCAATCCCGGCATCCATGCCGAGGAGGATTTTATCAAGGGCGCCGTCGAAGTGCAGGACGAGGGTTCGCAACTGGCGGCCCTGCTGTCGGGCGCAAAACCCGGCGAGCAGGTGATCGACCTCTGCGCCGGCGCCGGCGGCAAGACGCTGGCGCTGGCGGCGATGATGGGAGGCAAGGGAAGGCTGATCGCCACCGATCACGACAAGCGCCAGCTCGCGCCGATCTACGAGCGGCTGTCCCGCGCCGGCGTCCATAACGCCGATATCCGCACCCCCAAGGGCGAGGGCGATACGCTGGCCGATATCCGCGCCTCCGCCGATCTCGTGCTGATCGACGCGCCCTGCACCGGGACCGGCACCTGGCGGCGCAATCCCGACGCCAAATGGCGGATGCGCCCGGGCGCGCTCGAGGTGCGGCTGAAGGATCAGGCGACGGTGCTCGACCGCGCCGCCGCATTGACAAAACCGGGCGGCCGCATCGCCTACATCACTTGTTCTGTATTGCCGCCGGAAAACGGCGAGCAGATCCGAAGCTTTGTCGCCCGCCATCCGGAATTCGCCGTGGTGCCGCCTGAGCAGACCGTGACGGCGCTGTGGGACAGAGCGGAAGAATTTTCGGCGGCGACGCTGCAGTCGGCGGAAGGGCTGTTGATGACGCCACGCCGCACCGGGACGGACGGGTTTTTCGTGTCGATCCTGCGACGGCAGGTGTCATAA
- a CDS encoding dihydrofolate reductase family protein: MAKLVFGLNQSLDGYVDHQEFAPGPALFRHFYEQVRDLTGSVYGRCMYEVMRYWDEDHPEWDAEERDFAAAWRRQPKWVVSRSLKSVGPNATLVGDDFEAVIRGLKAQLVGEIAVAGPELARSLTDLGLIDEYRLYFRPIVLGRGKPFFAGPRPPLRLVASDLIGEDAIRLTYVPA, translated from the coding sequence GTGGCGAAGCTCGTCTTCGGATTGAACCAGTCCCTGGACGGCTATGTCGACCACCAGGAATTCGCGCCTGGTCCAGCGCTGTTTCGTCACTTCTACGAGCAAGTGCGCGACCTGACCGGCAGTGTCTACGGCCGCTGCATGTACGAGGTCATGCGCTATTGGGACGAAGACCATCCCGAGTGGGATGCGGAGGAACGCGACTTCGCGGCAGCGTGGCGGAGACAGCCGAAGTGGGTGGTGTCGCGCTCGCTGAAGTCGGTCGGCCCCAACGCCACACTGGTCGGGGATGATTTCGAGGCGGTGATACGCGGGCTGAAGGCTCAGCTCGTTGGGGAGATCGCCGTTGCCGGACCAGAGCTGGCACGAAGCCTGACTGATCTTGGCCTCATTGATGAGTATCGACTCTACTTCCGCCCCATCGTGTTGGGTCGCGGCAAGCCCTTCTTCGCCGGCCCCCGGCCGCCGCTCCGCCTTGTTGCCAGCGATCTCATTGGCGAGGACGCGATCAGGTTGACGTACGTTCCTGCTTGA
- a CDS encoding alpha/beta hydrolase, giving the protein MLLSLVSGSALADETVTIGGSRAVLIKPASPRASVILMPGGSGAIAAGDHGDIHGLNFNQLVRTRNAYAARGLAVLVLDAGTSLSAAVQYMAAIKRPVTVIATSRGTIRAAEGIAGGARPDALVLTSGLLSPESGSGQNVESILGSPAALPRTLVIHHRQDGCRLTLPAGVDPFVKWSAGRARAVWVSGGTDQGDACEAGAHHGFNGQDGQVVGIAAGFR; this is encoded by the coding sequence ATGCTGCTCAGCCTCGTCAGCGGTTCGGCTTTGGCCGACGAGACCGTGACCATCGGCGGCTCTCGCGCCGTGCTGATAAAGCCCGCTTCACCACGAGCGAGCGTGATCCTGATGCCCGGCGGCAGCGGGGCGATCGCGGCGGGCGACCACGGCGATATCCACGGCCTCAACTTCAACCAGCTGGTTCGGACGCGAAACGCCTATGCGGCGCGCGGGCTGGCGGTACTGGTCCTCGATGCCGGTACGTCGCTTTCTGCCGCGGTTCAGTACATGGCCGCGATCAAGCGCCCGGTGACGGTGATCGCCACCAGCCGCGGCACGATCCGCGCCGCCGAGGGCATCGCAGGCGGGGCCCGGCCCGACGCGCTGGTGCTGACATCGGGACTGCTCAGCCCCGAATCCGGCAGCGGCCAGAACGTGGAGTCGATTTTGGGCTCGCCGGCGGCGCTGCCGCGCACGCTGGTGATCCATCACCGCCAGGACGGCTGCAGGCTCACTCTGCCGGCCGGCGTCGATCCGTTCGTGAAGTGGTCCGCCGGCCGCGCGCGGGCGGTCTGGGTGAGTGGCGGGACCGATCAGGGCGACGCTTGCGAGGCCGGCGCCCATCACGGGTTCAACGGCCAGGATGGCCAGGTCGTCGGGATCGCGGCGGGGTTCCGGTGA
- a CDS encoding NADPH-dependent F420 reductase yields the protein MSYAIVGFGAVGQALARAFARKNIKVAVASRRPPEALAPQARAIGPTIVAKSLRDALEADTIILAVPFGEYREVAKALPSWEGKTVIDATNAFGVLLEELDGLPSSAFVAKAFTGAKLVKGFNHLVAATLAADPIVEGGHRVVFLSGDDEDAIAPVAALAKQLGFAPVKLGKLNEGGALVHARGRTWGQLIFQDLFKKEQ from the coding sequence ATGAGCTATGCGATTGTAGGATTCGGTGCGGTAGGCCAGGCTCTCGCCCGGGCCTTCGCCCGTAAGAACATCAAGGTGGCCGTCGCGAGCCGCCGGCCGCCCGAGGCGTTGGCGCCGCAGGCTCGGGCGATTGGACCCACGATCGTCGCCAAGTCGCTGCGGGATGCACTCGAGGCCGACACAATCATCTTGGCGGTCCCGTTCGGGGAGTATCGCGAGGTTGCGAAGGCCCTGCCGAGCTGGGAAGGCAAGACAGTCATCGACGCGACGAACGCGTTTGGAGTTCTCCTTGAAGAGCTGGACGGCCTCCCGTCCTCCGCCTTCGTCGCGAAGGCGTTCACCGGCGCCAAGCTCGTGAAAGGTTTCAATCACCTGGTTGCGGCCACCCTGGCTGCCGATCCGATCGTCGAGGGCGGGCACCGGGTCGTCTTTCTGTCTGGTGACGACGAGGACGCGATCGCTCCCGTGGCGGCCTTGGCCAAACAACTCGGGTTCGCACCCGTCAAGCTGGGAAAGCTCAACGAGGGTGGCGCGCTGGTGCACGCACGCGGCCGCACTTGGGGCCAGCTCATCTTCCAGGATTTGTTCAAGAAGGAGCAGTAA
- a CDS encoding MAPEG family protein, whose amino-acid sequence MSLQMVLLPVFVMVGLTFFLLLWMASARGQAFKARATSYKDVALGEAKWPARAAQVGDCFSNQFEIPVLFYVLIALALPLRHADLFIVLMSWVFVVTRFAHAGIFVTSNNVRQRGQAWFAGVLVLLAMWIYIALKILLLI is encoded by the coding sequence ATGTCGCTTCAGATGGTTTTGCTGCCGGTTTTCGTGATGGTGGGGCTGACCTTCTTCCTGCTGCTCTGGATGGCCTCGGCGCGGGGGCAGGCGTTCAAGGCGCGGGCAACCAGCTACAAGGACGTCGCGCTGGGCGAGGCCAAATGGCCGGCCAGGGCGGCCCAGGTCGGCGATTGCTTCAGCAACCAGTTCGAAATCCCGGTATTGTTCTACGTCCTGATCGCGCTGGCTTTGCCGCTGCGCCACGCCGATCTCTTTATCGTGTTGATGTCCTGGGTGTTCGTGGTCACCCGTTTCGCCCATGCCGGGATTTTCGTGACGTCGAACAACGTTCGGCAGCGCGGGCAGGCGTGGTTCGCCGGCGTGCTGGTGCTGCTGGCGATGTGGATCTACATCGCGCTGAAGATTCTGCTGCTGATCTAA
- a CDS encoding acriflavin resistance protein yields the protein MNITSPILKGAAHAAALPGDSLASFLKIIADTTGLFADDSSDGVLGMLMSGLAGVAMALAVIIVLTVSFRSRHRSARDVLRHGVAAAAVFSLVTFVVYDMRHAALAYLGINPTSPAVEFEIRLPNASVPAIADTQVELHTDRNQTLAQVQGALAAEADGSSLLRGTVPLAYRTTDRVVILNLPGRAQCEFKLRLPASPSPSEQFGPWHLADRVASPTSGEETRGQQHDAFAIRYRVL from the coding sequence ATGAACATCACCTCCCCGATCCTCAAAGGTGCTGCCCATGCGGCCGCGCTCCCCGGCGATTCCCTGGCCTCGTTCCTCAAGATCATCGCCGACACCACCGGCCTGTTCGCCGACGACAGCTCGGACGGCGTGCTCGGCATGCTGATGTCGGGGCTCGCGGGCGTCGCCATGGCGCTGGCGGTGATCATCGTCCTGACCGTGTCTTTCCGCAGCCGCCACCGCAGCGCCCGCGATGTGCTGCGGCACGGCGTTGCCGCCGCCGCGGTGTTCAGCCTGGTCACCTTCGTGGTCTACGACATGCGCCATGCCGCGCTGGCCTATCTCGGCATCAACCCGACCAGCCCCGCGGTCGAATTCGAGATCCGGCTGCCGAACGCTTCCGTACCCGCCATCGCCGACACCCAGGTCGAACTGCATACCGACCGCAACCAGACGCTGGCCCAGGTGCAGGGCGCGCTCGCCGCCGAAGCCGACGGCTCCAGCCTGCTCCGCGGGACGGTGCCGCTGGCCTACCGCACCACCGACCGCGTCGTGATCCTGAACCTGCCCGGCCGGGCGCAATGCGAGTTCAAGCTGCGGCTGCCGGCGAGCCCGTCTCCGTCCGAGCAGTTCGGGCCGTGGCATCTAGCCGACCGCGTGGCGTCGCCGACATCAGGCGAGGAAACCCGCGGCCAGCAGCACGACGCCTTCGCGATCCGCTACCGGGTGCTGTAG
- a CDS encoding methyl-accepting chemotaxis protein: protein MKSRITISRAIFAFGILTIAGLVAVILASNYALSQLKVGGPLYEKIKLGNDLVADILPPPEYVIEAYLEVTLALQDPSSLAARRDRLAQLKKDYDERRDYWSKSDLDPALKTKLVEKSHAEVQRFWNLTEQSFLPALARSDTAAVAKSYADITAAYTAHRAVIDEIVKQTNDDNSAAEAEATSRVKWFTAILWSISALVFLVIGAGIVGFAKGVIQPIVGMTDVMQRLAGGELESEIPSRGRGDEVGAMAGAVQIFKENALRVRAMEAAEAVSAKQAEQDRKATMQRVADGFEKAIGRIIRTVTSASSDIEAAAGSLTRTAETTQGLSATVAAASEESSSNVQSAAAASEEMASSVGEISRQVQQSRGIAQAAVEQAERTNVRISELSQSANRIGEVIKMITAVAEQTNLLALNATIEAARAGDAGRGFAVVASEVKALSAQTAKATEEIAAQVTQMQSATEHSVSAIKEIGSTIAQISEISTAIAAAVEEQGAATQEIARNVQQAARGATQVAGSIVDVNRGAADTGSAAERVHGLAVSLLSESNHLNTEVESFLHTVRAA, encoded by the coding sequence ATGAAGTCTAGGATCACGATCTCACGCGCAATCTTCGCATTCGGTATTCTTACGATCGCCGGTCTCGTTGCCGTCATCCTGGCCAGCAACTACGCGCTATCGCAACTCAAGGTCGGCGGCCCGCTTTACGAAAAGATCAAACTCGGAAACGACCTTGTCGCCGACATTCTTCCTCCGCCCGAATACGTGATTGAAGCCTATCTGGAAGTGACGCTCGCGCTTCAGGATCCATCGTCCCTGGCGGCGCGCCGCGACCGGTTGGCGCAATTGAAGAAGGATTATGACGAACGTCGCGACTATTGGTCGAAGTCGGACCTCGATCCTGCGCTCAAGACCAAGCTTGTTGAAAAATCCCACGCTGAAGTTCAGCGCTTCTGGAATCTGACCGAACAATCATTCCTGCCTGCATTGGCCAGGTCCGATACCGCCGCGGTGGCGAAATCATATGCTGACATCACAGCGGCCTACACGGCGCATCGAGCCGTGATCGACGAAATCGTCAAACAAACAAATGATGACAATTCTGCTGCCGAAGCCGAAGCCACCAGCCGGGTCAAATGGTTCACGGCCATCCTCTGGAGCATTTCCGCGTTGGTGTTTCTCGTCATCGGCGCTGGAATTGTCGGTTTCGCGAAAGGCGTCATTCAGCCGATCGTAGGGATGACCGACGTGATGCAGCGTCTCGCCGGTGGCGAACTGGAGAGCGAAATTCCCTCCCGGGGCCGCGGCGACGAGGTCGGGGCCATGGCTGGCGCCGTACAGATTTTCAAGGAAAATGCCTTGCGCGTTCGGGCCATGGAGGCCGCGGAAGCGGTTTCCGCGAAGCAGGCCGAGCAGGATCGAAAAGCCACGATGCAGCGAGTGGCCGACGGCTTCGAGAAGGCGATTGGGCGGATCATCCGGACCGTCACATCCGCCTCCTCCGATATCGAAGCGGCAGCCGGGAGCCTGACCAGGACGGCGGAAACGACGCAGGGGTTGTCGGCGACGGTTGCGGCGGCATCGGAAGAGTCGTCGTCGAATGTGCAGTCGGCGGCCGCAGCATCGGAGGAAATGGCCTCTTCCGTCGGCGAAATCAGCCGGCAAGTTCAACAATCCCGCGGAATCGCGCAGGCCGCCGTGGAGCAGGCCGAGCGAACCAATGTCCGGATATCCGAGCTCTCCCAGTCGGCGAACCGCATCGGCGAAGTCATCAAGATGATAACGGCGGTTGCCGAGCAGACCAATCTGCTGGCTCTCAACGCCACCATCGAGGCCGCCCGGGCGGGTGATGCCGGCCGCGGGTTCGCCGTCGTGGCATCCGAGGTCAAGGCGCTGTCGGCGCAAACCGCGAAGGCCACCGAAGAGATCGCTGCCCAGGTCACCCAAATGCAGTCCGCTACCGAACATTCGGTATCCGCGATAAAGGAGATCGGGAGCACCATCGCTCAAATCTCCGAAATTTCGACCGCGATCGCGGCCGCCGTCGAAGAGCAGGGGGCGGCGACACAGGAAATTGCCCGCAACGTGCAGCAGGCCGCGCGGGGCGCGACCCAGGTGGCCGGAAGCATCGTGGACGTCAATCGTGGCGCAGCAGATACGGGTTCGGCGGCCGAACGGGTTCATGGCCTCGCCGTGTCACTGCTCTCGGAAAGCAATCATCTCAACACCGAGGTTGAAAGCTTCCTGCACACGGTTCGTGCCGCCTGA